In Astyanax mexicanus isolate ESR-SI-001 chromosome 17, AstMex3_surface, whole genome shotgun sequence, a single window of DNA contains:
- the LOC107197546 gene encoding C-type mannose receptor 2-like, with protein sequence MTWTEAQRYCREHHTDLVSVRNEAENQKLRSLYNDFDYSDVWIGLYRTRSWSDNSSSSFSFWKTGQPDNAGVSEYCTAVSFSDSGKWTDENCGQAFPFICYNLTESAFSRQYHFVYESKSWTEAQRFCRENYTDLATIENMEEMNSLITTWNDSVNGSYVGLAWIGLYDDLNSWRWSYDNESFYKEGERDFRGWYHVPNNWNGKDMCAFIGADGPWFNQNCQSYLPFVCYDGRNGNNDYIWINQHMSWEEAQRYCREYYTDLASVRNWTDNQRILSVIGGFSTWIGLYRSRLWSDQHDLTYENWRPEMMYSPQQPDNGLDIPGEYGNQHCTVVSFSSSGQWTDENCLAKLPFICYTRFWSWSPYVSHQYHFVDENKSWTEAQRYCREVYTDLATIDNMEEMNSLMNTAKGRYFGLAWIGLYDDLRSWRWSQGDDALYKETERSFKNWNIQKPMNWGGNSLCTYVDYVSWHELPCSSMLKVVCYDERLDVGERFVLVFQLMTWTEAQRYCREHHTDLASVRNEAENQKLRLMINDYYDGYYGAAWIGLYRTRLWSDNSSSSFSYWKTGQPDNAGQSEHCTAVSFRDYWRWRDEDCYQTFPFFCSDTSGEYYFVNESRSWFEAQRHCRGNNSDLATIENMEKMYSFWYLIYQSYTSLAWIGLYDDLNSWRWSYDNESFYKEEEKDFRGWFQQPDNHNGIELCVSMSPTGEWFDKPCTDREGFVCYNGENFVWISELKTWSEAQSFCRMFHTDLASVRNETELQDILRISNGSTVWIGLYRKRLWSDQSSSTFTYWRPQIMPESAEPDNGEKSPGQLGNEHCTAVDPSGYWKDENCLSSFPFICYNTAAMRLRVKIKTGTDLSKSEIKGLVFMQIQNELSRLGFASNFTVNVKKFRKTGP encoded by the exons ATGACCTGGACTGAAGCTCAGAGATACTGCAGAGAGCATCACACAGACCTGGTCAGTGTGAGGAATGAAGCTGAGAATCAGAAGTTAAGATCATTATATAATGATTTTGATTATTCTGATGTCTGGATCGGCCTGTACAGAACCAGGTCCTGGTCAGACAACAGCAGCTCTTCTTTCAGCTTCTGGAAAACAGGTCAACCAGATAATGCTGGAGTGAGTGAATACTGTACAGCTGTCTCATTCAGTGACTCTGGGAAGTGGACAGATGAAAACTGTGGACAGGCTTTTCCATTCATTTGCTACAACT TGACGGAGTCTGCATTCTCTCGTCAGTATCACTTTGTTTATGAGAGTAAAAGCTGGACTGAAGCTCAGAGATTCTGCagagagaactacactgatctggccaCCATTGAGAACATGGAGGAGATGAACAGCCTCATCACTACATGGAACGACTCAGTAAATGGAAGTTACGTTGGTTTGGCCTGGATTGGACTGTATGATGATCTGAACAGCTGGAGATGGTCTTATGATAATGAGAGTTTCTATAAGGAGGGGGAGAGAGATTTCAGAGGGTGGTATCACGTACCCAACAACTGGAATGGAAAGGATATGTGTGCTTTTATTGGAGCAGATGGACCGTGGTTCAATCAAAATTGTCAATCGTATTTACCATTCGTCTGTTATGATG GACGAAATGGAAACAATGACTACATCTGGATTAATCAGCACATGTCTTGGGAAGAAGCTCAACGTTACTGCAGAGAGTATTACACAGACCTGGCCAGTGTGAGAAATTGGACAGATAATCAGAGAATTCTCAGTGTTATTGGTGGATTTAGTACTTGGATTGGTCTGTACAGGAGCAGGCTGTGGTCAGACCAGCATGATTTGACATATGAGAATTGGAGACCAGAAATGATGTACTCACCTCAACAACCAGACAATGGATTAGATATTCCTGGAGAGTACGGTAATCAGCACTGTACTGTGGTATCTTTTAGTTCTTCAGGCCAGTGGACAGACGAGAACTGCTTAGCCAAACTTCCTTTTATCTGCTACACAA GGTTTTGGTCATGGTCTCCATATGTGTCCCATCAGTATCACTTTGTTGATGAGAATAAAAGCTGGACTGAAGCTCAGAGATACTGCAGAGAGGTCTACACTGACCTGGCAACCATCGATAACATGGAGGAGATGAACAGCCTCATGAACACAGCAAAGGGCAGATACTTTGGTTTAGCCTGGATTGGACTGTATGATGATCTGAGGAGCTGGAGATGGTCTCAGGGTGATGATGCTCTTTACAAGGAAACCGAAAGAAGCTTCAAAAACTGGAACATACAAAAACCTATGAACTGGGGTGGAAACAGTCTCTGCACCTATGTCGATTATGTCTCATGGCATGAGCTTCCATGTTCCTCTATGTTGAAGGTTGTTTGCTATGATG agaggCTAGATGTTGGTGAAAGATTTGTTCTAGTTTTTCAGTTAATGACCTGGACTGAAGCTCAGAGATACTGCAGAGAGCATCACACAGACCTGGCCAGTGTTAGGAATGAAGCCGAGAACCAGAAGTTaagattaatgattaatgattattaTGATGGTTATTATGGTGCTGCATGGATCGGCCTGTACAGAACCAGGCTCTGGTCAGACAACAGCAGCTCTTCTTTCAGCTACTGGAAAACAGGACAACCAGATAATGCTGGACAGAGTGAACACTGTACAGCTGTCTCATTCAGAGACTATtggagatggagggatgaagacTGCTATCagacttttccttttttctgcagtGACA CTTCAGGTGAGTATTATTTCGTCAATGAGAGTAGGAGCTGGTTTGAAGCTCAGAGACACTGCAGAGGGAACAACTCTGACCTGGCCACCATTGAGAACATGGAGAAAATGTACAGCTTCTGGTACCTAATATATCAAAGTTATACCAGTTTGGCCTGGATTGGACTGTATGATGATCTGAACAGCTGGAGATGGTCTTATGATAATGAGAGTTTCTacaaggaggaggagaaagattTCAGAGGGTGGTTCCAACAACCTGATAACCACAATGGAATCGAGCTGTGCGTCTCTATGTCTCCAACGGGGGAATGGTTTGATAAACCTTGTACTGACAGAGAAGGATTTGTTTGCTATAATG GTGAAAATTTTGTTTGGATTTCTGAATTAAAGACCTGGTCAGAAGCTCAAAGTTTCTGCAGAATGTTTCACACAGATCTGGCCAGTGTGAGGAACGAGACCGAACTACAGGACATACTGAGAATTTCAAACGGGTCCACAGTGTGGATTGGTCTGTACAGAAAGCGACTGTGGTCTGATCAGAGCAGCTCCACCTTCACATACTGGAGACCACAGATCATGCCAGAATCAGCAGAGCCTGATAATGGTGAAAAGTCCCCTGGACAGCTTGGTAATGAACACTGCACAGCTGTGGATCCCTCTGGATACTGGAAAGATGAAAACTGCTTGTCCAGTTTCCCATTCATCTGCTACAACA CTGCTGCGATGAGACTGAGAGTGAAAATCAAAACTGGAACAGATCTCTCAAAATCTGAAATTAAAGGATTGGTGTTCATGCAA atacaGAATGAATTGTCCAGATTGGGATTTGCCagtaatttcactgtaaatgtgaaaaaattcCGCAAGACTGGTCCCTGA